The following proteins are co-located in the Candidatus Poribacteria bacterium genome:
- a CDS encoding amidohydrolase, protein MKDQIFEQCRRHFNDIVAIRRDIHQYPELGFDVHRTAGIAAGALQALEIPVKTGIGRTGVVGDLEVPGATKRIALRADMDALPIQELTDVPFKSKIDGKAHLCGHDAHTAMLIGTARILSEFRNSLNTHIRFIFQPSEEALPGGAPAMIADGALEDVDEIYGIHVFPLFSVGEYATCPGPMLAQSDTFHITLTGRGGHAAFPHLTVDPIVIGAQFVTAVQSIIARNVDPLDSAVISVTQLHGGDANLQNGLTGAALNVIPPKVLIGGTVRTLQKAVQTRIRGQLESLLAGFAAAHDATYTFDYQEGYPVTYNHEPCVNTAVSTAGGLVGEDKLIVPMSPILGGEDFGYYSQEIPACFVMVGAGNEEKGIVNMCHHPQFDIDENCMIYGMALLTNLAML, encoded by the coding sequence ATGAAAGACCAGATTTTTGAACAGTGTCGCCGTCATTTCAATGACATCGTTGCCATCCGACGGGACATTCATCAGTATCCAGAACTGGGGTTTGATGTGCACCGGACAGCAGGTATCGCCGCTGGTGCCCTGCAAGCACTCGAAATCCCTGTCAAGACAGGGATCGGTAGGACCGGGGTCGTCGGAGATTTGGAAGTCCCGGGAGCAACAAAACGGATAGCCTTGCGCGCAGATATGGACGCGCTCCCGATTCAAGAACTCACAGATGTTCCCTTTAAATCTAAGATTGATGGGAAAGCACACCTATGCGGACACGATGCACACACGGCAATGCTTATCGGGACAGCCAGAATCCTTTCAGAGTTCCGCAACAGCCTCAATACACACATCAGATTTATTTTTCAACCGAGCGAAGAGGCATTACCCGGCGGAGCACCAGCGATGATCGCAGACGGTGCGTTGGAAGATGTAGATGAAATTTACGGAATACACGTCTTTCCACTCTTCAGTGTTGGAGAATACGCTACATGTCCTGGTCCAATGCTCGCGCAGTCTGATACCTTTCACATCACACTCACCGGTAGAGGTGGACATGCGGCGTTTCCGCACCTCACTGTCGATCCAATTGTTATTGGTGCGCAGTTCGTGACAGCCGTCCAATCTATCATTGCGAGAAACGTGGATCCACTGGATTCGGCGGTAATCAGCGTTACACAACTTCACGGCGGAGATGCGAACTTGCAAAACGGGCTTACGGGTGCCGCGCTTAACGTCATTCCGCCTAAAGTCCTGATAGGTGGGACGGTACGCACACTCCAAAAAGCGGTACAGACACGAATCCGAGGACAATTAGAGAGTCTCCTCGCGGGATTCGCAGCTGCACACGACGCAACTTACACATTCGACTACCAAGAAGGGTACCCGGTAACTTACAACCACGAACCGTGTGTCAACACAGCCGTATCCACGGCAGGGGGATTGGTTGGCGAGGACAAACTTATAGTCCCAATGTCTCCGATACTTGGGGGTGAAGATTTCGGATACTATTCACAGGAAATTCCGGCGTGTTTCGTGATGGTGGGCGCAGGTAATGAAGAGAAAGGCATTGTGAATATGTGTCACCACCCACAGTTCGACATTGATGAAAATTGTATGATTTACGGCATGGCACTGCTCACAAATTTGGCGATGCTCTAA